The Leptospira sp. WS60.C2 genome includes the window AAGGAATGTTGCCCAACTGACACCTGTTTCCTATGAAGATCGAGATGAACGAAAGGAGGAAATGGCTGTATATGACAGGATGTACGGAGAAACCTTAGAGAAGGCAGCAAAGGATCGAGAGATTGCCCTTGTCACAAAAGAGAATGCAGTTTTACACGGAAGTGCATATACATATGCCGTCATCCAAGTGAGAGAGGGAAGTCAATTGTATGAACCAATTCCTTTGCAATGGGAAGAAATGACAATAGGTTCCTTTGAATCAAATCACATAGTCCTTCATGATCCCAATGTTTCTGGTCTTCACGCCAAGATAAAAAATAGGAAAGGGAAATATATATTGTTTGATTGTGTATCTGAGGCGGGTGTATATTTAAACGGCAGAAAATTGTTAAGACCCAAGGTGCTCCATAATTTAGATGAAGTCCAAATCGGAAAAACAATCCTTACGTTTCGAGGAAGATACTAGTATGCATAAAACAGTGGATTCATTCCGATTCACCCAAACCATTTTCCTATTGATCACAACAGTGTTGATGAGTTCTTGTTCGGGGGAAACATCCAAAAATGATGCGGCTTCCTCTCTCTTATTAGCAAAAGAATCCGGGGACAATGGTTGCACTGTCGCTGGACTTGGATCTCAGTTAAAAGCTGGGTATACAGCGATCACCACAACTTCCAAACCAGTTTCCTTTGCACTGGCTGGTGACACGTATTATGCGGTGATGCAAATCAAAGGGGCACAAATTGGCACTCGGGTGGTTTTGTCTCGTGTGGCAAAAGTTGCCGTATATACGTCTAGTAGCTGTCCCTTGGAACTGAATGTTGCCCCCCTTGCCAAAGAGGGAACGGAATACACAAAAACAGAATCATCGCAAACCATTTTTACCTTTATCAAATCAGGAAGTTATTTGATTTACCTCTACCAGAAAGAAAGTGCATCGGACAATCCTTTGAGTGTTTTAACAGATGGAACTCCCGTACAAACTGTGTCCGATTCCGATCTCTCTGATATTTTGAATGGTGGTTCCACGAAAACCTTCAAGTTTGCCTGTCTTGTCGGGGGTGGAGTCTGCCAAAACTATTATGGAAACTTGACAAGTTGTTTCTCTGGAACCAAACAAGCTTCCAAGTGTACAGAAACGGGAGTGGTTGGCTCTTGTAAGGTCACCCAATCCAGTGTTGGGTTCATCATCAGTGTTTATACAGCTCCTCTTACAGGTGGCGGGGCTGGTACAGCGGCCGCACATTGTTCCAGTATCTCTGGGACCTACGTTAACGGGTCCACCGTCCAAACACCTTAAGAATCTATCTAAATTTTCAAATTCCCTGGACACAGACCCCCATGTCCGAGTTATGACTGGAAGTGGGGGAGTCTAGTTATGAAAACCATGTTTGAGAAGATTTGGAATGACCATTTAGTTCACGAGGAAGATGGGACCTGCCTCATTTACATTGATAGACACCTTGTTCACGAGGTGACAAGCCCACAAGCTTTTGAGAGTTTAAAACTGACAAACCGAAAGGTTCGAAGACCAGATGCTACCTTCGCGACCATGGATCATAACGTATCCACAAGGACCCGCGACTGGAAATCAGTAGACCCCATTTCCGTTTTGCAAATGCAAACGCTCATGGACAACTGTAAAGAAAACGGAATTACATTATTTGATATCAACCATCCTGACAACGGGATTGTCCACGTCGTAGCACCAGAGTTAGGTTTAACTCACCCTGGTATGACGATTGTTTGTGGGGATTCGCACACAGCGACCCATGGAGCTTTCGGTGCCCTTGCGTTTGGAATTGGTACTTCGGAAGTGGAACACGTGTTAGCGACACAAACCCTTGTCCAAAAGAAGCCGAAAACATTAGAGATTAGCGTTGATGGAAAACTTTCTCCTCTTGTGTCTGCAAAAGACATCGTTCTTGCGATCATCGGAAAAATTGGAACAGATGGAGCGACTGGATATGTGATCGAGTTCACAGGAGAAGCAATCCGTTCTCTTAGTATGGAAGGTCGTATGACCATCTGCAATATGGCAATTGAAGCGGGAGCAAGAGCGGGGCTAATTTCTCCTGACGAAACGACCATAAATTACATCAAAGGAAGAGACTATGCTCCTAAGGGAGAATTGTTTGACGAGGCTGTTGCCAAATGGAAATCCTATGCAACTGACCCTGGTGCTAAGTTTGATAAAACTGTCGTTCTCAATGCAAACGAAATTGCACCAATGGTTTCTTGGGGAACATCGCCTGGACAAGTGATCCCTGTGACGGCTACGGTTCCGAGTCCGAATGATTTTACGGATCCAGTGCAACGAAAGTCCGCAGAATCGGCGTTAGCTTATATGGATTTAAAACCAGGTCAAAAACTTTCTGATGTGAAAGTGAATAAAGTATTCATTGGGTCTTGCACCAATTCTAGGATTGAAGACCTTCGGGTTGTGGCAAATACGGTCAAAGGGAAAAAAGTAAGTAAAGACGTGGAAGCGATTATTGTTCCCGGTTCTGGGCGAGTGAAACGACAAGCAGAGAGCGAAGGCCTCGATAAAATCTTTATCGAAGCAGGATTCCAATGGCGGAATCCTGGTTGTTCTATGTGTCTTGCGATGAATGATGATGTGTTATCACCTGGTGACCGTTGTGCGTCCACTTCCAACAGAAATTTTGAAGGAAGACAGGGAAAAGGCGGAAGGACCCATTTGGTGGGACCTGCCATGGCTGCCGCAGTGGCAGTGGAAGGACATTTTGTAGACATTCGGGAGTGGAAATAAGATGAAAGCATTTACTAAGTTAAAAGGGATCGCTGCCTTACTTGATAAAGCAAACGTAGATACGGATCAAATCATTCCAAAACAATTCCTTCGTAAAATCGAACGATCTGGTTTTGGCAAACATTTGTTTCATGACTGGAGATTTTTAGATGATGCTGGTCAAAAACCAAACCCAGACTTTGTTCTCAATGCACCCAGATACGAAGGGGCTACCATCCTTGTCACTCGTGACAATTTTGGATGTGGGTCTTCCCGAGAACACGCACCTTGGGCTCTAGAAGACTACGGGTTTCGTGCGATTCTTTCTCCGTCTTATGCTGATATTTTTTACAATAACTGTTTTAAGAACGGAATGCTTCCGATTGTCCTTTCGGAATCCCAAATTGAGGAAATTTTCCAAACAATCGACAAAAAGCCTGGTGCCAATTTGGAAATTGATTTGGAAAACCAAGTTGTAATCACAGAAGAAGGAAAAAAATACCCGTTTGAAGTGGATGCATTTCGTAAACATTGCCTTCTCAATGGATTGGATGACATTGGTCTCACCCTTCAAAAAGCAGATTTTATTCAAAAATTTGAAGAAAAGAACCAAAAAGATGTTCCCTGGTTGTACAGAAAGAGTGTATAATTAGATTCATGAAACAGTTTTTTTTAACTCTCATTTCCCTTTTGTTTGTAGCAGGTCTTTCTGCTGATGAACTCCTGATCCAAGACACCAAACAAGGATTAGGCAAGGAAGCGATTCGAGGCACTACGGTTGTAGTCCATTACACCGGTAAATTGACCAATGGCAAAGTATTTGATTCATCTCTCGATCGAGGGGAGCCGTTTAGTTTTCAATTGGGGCAAGGCCAAGTGATCCAAGGTTGGGAACGAGGGATTGTCGGAATGAAAGAAGGTGGAAAGAGAAAACTCACCATTCCACCTAAGTTTGGTTATGGAGACAGAGCTGTAGGTCCCATTCCTGCCAATTCCACACTTGTATTTGATGTTGAACTGATTAAAGTGAAGTAAAGAAGTAAATGTTAGATCCTATTTCCAAAGGCATCGATGACTTTGGCAACAGTCTGTTGCAGGCCCTTAACAATGTACAAGGTATCTTTGGAAAGGAACTTTCCGTTGCCAAACCAATTAAAGACAATGTCTTACAATTGATTGGCAACACACCCCTCATTCGATTGAACCGAATTGGTTCCGAATATGCGGGTGTTCAATTTTATCTCAAAGCAGAATTTTTAAATCCAACAGGATCGGCAAAAGATCGTACAGCCATCGCGATGGTTTTTGATGCGGAAAAACGTGGCAAATTGAAAAAAGGTATGCCCATTGTTCTTTCAGGTGCTGGTTCTTCTTCCGTGAGTTTTACTTGGATAGGCAAGGTAAAAGGTTACCCTGTTTATTGTCTCGTTCCTTCCAATACTTCTCCTGAACGAGTGCAACTTCTTAGAAGTTATGGGGCTGAAATCACACTCACAAGTGAAACAGATCCAGTGAAACTTTTGGCACTTGCGGACGACAAAGCCAAAAAAATGGGAGGGTATCTCCCTGATGAATTTGAAAATCCAGCCAATCCCAATTTTCATTTTAAGACCACAGGTCCTGAAATTTGGCGCGATTTGCAAGGAAAAGTGGGCGCTGTGATCTCGGCACCTGGTTCTGGGGGGGCGATTACTGGCATTGGACGTTACCTCAAATCACAAGACAGAAGGGTAAAGGTCATCATCGCTGGAAAACAAAATTCACCCTTTATGGAATATGGAAAAACGGACAATCCTAAGGAAAGAGAACGAATCCATCTTCC containing:
- the leuC gene encoding 3-isopropylmalate dehydratase large subunit; the encoded protein is MKTMFEKIWNDHLVHEEDGTCLIYIDRHLVHEVTSPQAFESLKLTNRKVRRPDATFATMDHNVSTRTRDWKSVDPISVLQMQTLMDNCKENGITLFDINHPDNGIVHVVAPELGLTHPGMTIVCGDSHTATHGAFGALAFGIGTSEVEHVLATQTLVQKKPKTLEISVDGKLSPLVSAKDIVLAIIGKIGTDGATGYVIEFTGEAIRSLSMEGRMTICNMAIEAGARAGLISPDETTINYIKGRDYAPKGELFDEAVAKWKSYATDPGAKFDKTVVLNANEIAPMVSWGTSPGQVIPVTATVPSPNDFTDPVQRKSAESALAYMDLKPGQKLSDVKVNKVFIGSCTNSRIEDLRVVANTVKGKKVSKDVEAIIVPGSGRVKRQAESEGLDKIFIEAGFQWRNPGCSMCLAMNDDVLSPGDRCASTSNRNFEGRQGKGGRTHLVGPAMAAAVAVEGHFVDIREWK
- the leuD gene encoding 3-isopropylmalate dehydratase small subunit, encoding MKAFTKLKGIAALLDKANVDTDQIIPKQFLRKIERSGFGKHLFHDWRFLDDAGQKPNPDFVLNAPRYEGATILVTRDNFGCGSSREHAPWALEDYGFRAILSPSYADIFYNNCFKNGMLPIVLSESQIEEIFQTIDKKPGANLEIDLENQVVITEEGKKYPFEVDAFRKHCLLNGLDDIGLTLQKADFIQKFEEKNQKDVPWLYRKSV
- a CDS encoding FKBP-type peptidyl-prolyl cis-trans isomerase codes for the protein MKQFFLTLISLLFVAGLSADELLIQDTKQGLGKEAIRGTTVVVHYTGKLTNGKVFDSSLDRGEPFSFQLGQGQVIQGWERGIVGMKEGGKRKLTIPPKFGYGDRAVGPIPANSTLVFDVELIKVK
- a CDS encoding PLP-dependent cysteine synthase family protein, with the translated sequence MLDPISKGIDDFGNSLLQALNNVQGIFGKELSVAKPIKDNVLQLIGNTPLIRLNRIGSEYAGVQFYLKAEFLNPTGSAKDRTAIAMVFDAEKRGKLKKGMPIVLSGAGSSSVSFTWIGKVKGYPVYCLVPSNTSPERVQLLRSYGAEITLTSETDPVKLLALADDKAKKMGGYLPDEFENPANPNFHFKTTGPEIWRDLQGKVGAVISAPGSGGAITGIGRYLKSQDRRVKVIIAGKQNSPFMEYGKTDNPKERERIHLPAVYDPKLIDHYFHVTKDEALHLQADLYEKEGIFAGLTTGTVITGALRFSETLIEAEKNERNPFNIVILSPDRD